A window from Terriglobales bacterium encodes these proteins:
- a CDS encoding acyltransferase: protein MPRYEYRNLKPQPEAEKLFLEWIDWLDKQFANRDADHRSVVVRDALHQLYLGRPYAPPAANDSLAHQALVHSFDPRNATLEPESYGDADPVRYGERKSLLWFWMMYDRSPVGLNHWLGHRVRAMLARHVFKHIGKNVKIFHGVEVSFGYNLTVEDNCTIHKYVLLDDRGEIILHEGSSVSDYANVYSHAHDLNDGMIVTNESTEIGPRARITYHATVMSGVKVAEHGIVGSMGVASRNVEPFHIVAGIPARTVKVKTIAPEAVRKAAEQKP, encoded by the coding sequence ATGCCGCGTTATGAGTACCGGAACCTGAAGCCGCAGCCGGAGGCCGAGAAGCTCTTCCTCGAGTGGATCGACTGGCTGGACAAGCAGTTCGCAAACCGAGACGCGGACCACCGCAGCGTAGTCGTGCGCGACGCGCTGCACCAACTCTACCTGGGCCGGCCCTACGCCCCGCCCGCAGCGAACGACTCGCTGGCGCACCAGGCCCTCGTCCACTCCTTCGACCCGCGCAACGCCACGCTCGAGCCCGAGTCCTACGGCGACGCCGACCCGGTCCGCTACGGCGAGCGCAAGTCGCTCCTCTGGTTCTGGATGATGTATGACCGCTCGCCCGTCGGCCTGAACCACTGGCTGGGCCACCGCGTGCGGGCCATGCTCGCTCGCCACGTCTTCAAGCACATCGGTAAAAACGTGAAGATCTTCCACGGGGTCGAGGTCTCGTTCGGCTACAACCTGACGGTCGAGGACAACTGCACCATCCACAAGTACGTTCTGCTCGACGATCGCGGCGAGATCATTCTCCACGAGGGCTCGTCCGTCTCCGACTACGCCAACGTGTACTCGCACGCCCACGACCTGAACGACGGGATGATCGTCACCAACGAGAGCACGGAGATCGGCCCGCGCGCCCGCATCACCTACCACGCCACCGTGATGAGCGGAGTGAAGGTGGCCGAGCACGGCATCGTCGGCTCCATGGGCGTGGCCTCGCGCAACGTCGAGCCCTTCCACATCGTCGCCGGCATCCCGGCACGCACCGTCAAGGTGAAGACCATCGCCCCGGAGGCAGTCCGCAAGGCGGCGGAGCAGAAGCCGTAA
- a CDS encoding AsmA family protein: protein MPRAAKRWAVAVVAALLLALLLLPPLINVSRFRGRIATAIGQALDRDVTVDEVHLQLLPLPGFDLTRMVISEDPAFGTEPMLHADEVTAFLRLTSLWRGRLEISRLSMKNPSLNLVLQGGRWNLEALLARASQTPTAPTARTRPEARPRFPYIEAEGARINLKLGQEKKAFALDEADFALWLASEDEWGMRLEARPVRTDANLSDSGTLKVVGAFQRAARLGETPLNLRFSLEKAQLGQLSRLIYGRDRGWRGALDLSGSLGGSPANLTLTADALLVGFRRYDIASGAPLRAQAHCTAHYSSLTALLSALECHMPVGDGELSARGTVSGPLASPRYDLGFTARDLPLPALAGLLRNAKKDLAADLNASGTLDAVFSLHAPSPDAAPLWAGGGRTSSVRLTSSALGAPLELGPISFAIERGAAPAKTQARHPRKREAEPPARPTLLVAPFAVSLDAPTPTVVRGRFDDLGYHVAFEGDAEISRLLQAAQTLGLRPPQVTARGSAHLSLELAGSWLDFAPPTALGSAQLRNLEAQVPGLAAPLHLTGNALLSDATIELQNLTASVPEYRLALRGWVRLPRHCDQSEGCPAEFDLSTPELVTDELNRLLNPQFRAQLWYQLTSSDSDSGLWRFRAQGHLAAGRVMVKSLVATGVEAQVRLEPGKLILTDVAAEFLGGHHLGDWNADFTGSEPLYLGRGRLERASLERLGTLMHDPWGTGALSGDYQITLTGWKAEDLARTAVGSAEFEWRNGTLPRLSLGASGPLRLRRFSGRLTLRDRTLTFSGAHLDAVGGLYSLSGTASFARELDLTLTAQDSRQYAVTGALLRPRVSSPPRAPR, encoded by the coding sequence ATGCCCCGCGCGGCCAAGCGCTGGGCTGTGGCGGTGGTGGCTGCCTTGTTGTTGGCGCTGCTGCTGCTGCCTCCACTCATCAACGTCAGCCGCTTCCGCGGACGCATCGCCACCGCCATCGGCCAGGCTTTGGACCGTGACGTCACCGTGGATGAGGTCCATCTGCAACTGCTTCCCCTGCCCGGCTTCGACCTGACGCGAATGGTCATCTCCGAGGACCCTGCGTTCGGCACCGAGCCCATGCTGCACGCCGACGAAGTCACCGCCTTCCTGCGCCTGACTTCCCTGTGGCGCGGCCGGCTGGAGATTTCCCGCCTCAGCATGAAGAATCCCAGCCTCAACCTGGTGTTGCAGGGCGGCCGCTGGAACCTGGAGGCGCTTCTCGCCCGCGCTTCCCAAACCCCCACGGCTCCTACCGCCCGCACCCGCCCCGAGGCGCGCCCGCGCTTTCCCTACATCGAAGCAGAGGGCGCACGCATCAACCTCAAGCTGGGACAGGAAAAGAAAGCGTTTGCCCTCGACGAAGCCGACTTCGCCCTGTGGCTGGCGTCGGAGGATGAATGGGGCATGCGGCTTGAGGCCCGTCCGGTGCGCACCGATGCCAACCTCAGCGACTCCGGCACCCTGAAGGTCGTCGGAGCTTTCCAGCGTGCTGCGCGCCTGGGCGAGACGCCGCTGAATCTGCGCTTTAGCCTGGAAAAGGCGCAGCTCGGCCAGCTCTCTCGCCTGATCTACGGGCGGGACCGCGGCTGGCGCGGGGCTCTGGACCTTTCCGGGTCTCTCGGGGGCTCGCCCGCCAACCTCACTCTGACTGCGGACGCGCTCCTGGTCGGCTTCCGCCGCTACGACATCGCTTCGGGCGCACCACTGCGCGCCCAGGCCCACTGCACCGCCCACTACAGTTCACTCACCGCGCTGCTCTCCGCGCTGGAGTGTCACATGCCGGTGGGCGACGGCGAGCTCTCCGCGCGGGGCACGGTTTCCGGGCCTCTGGCATCGCCCCGCTACGATCTGGGTTTCACCGCGCGCGACCTGCCCCTGCCGGCGTTGGCAGGGCTGCTGCGCAACGCCAAGAAGGATCTGGCGGCGGACTTGAACGCAAGCGGCACTCTGGACGCGGTCTTCAGCCTGCACGCCCCATCTCCTGATGCGGCGCCGCTGTGGGCCGGCGGCGGACGCACCTCCTCCGTGCGCCTTACCTCGAGCGCGCTGGGCGCGCCCCTGGAGCTTGGTCCCATCTCCTTCGCCATCGAAAGGGGCGCCGCGCCGGCTAAGACGCAAGCCAGGCACCCGCGGAAGCGGGAAGCGGAGCCCCCGGCGCGGCCCACCCTGCTGGTGGCGCCTTTTGCCGTCTCTCTCGATGCCCCCACGCCCACCGTGGTGCGCGGACGCTTCGACGACCTCGGCTACCATGTCGCGTTCGAGGGCGACGCCGAAATCAGCCGGCTGCTGCAGGCGGCGCAGACGCTCGGCTTGCGTCCCCCTCAGGTCACCGCGCGCGGTTCGGCGCATCTCAGCCTGGAGCTCGCAGGAAGTTGGCTGGACTTCGCTCCTCCTACGGCGCTGGGCAGCGCGCAACTCCGCAATCTGGAGGCGCAGGTCCCCGGCCTGGCCGCTCCGCTCCACCTCACCGGAAACGCACTCTTATCGGACGCCACGATCGAATTGCAGAACCTGACCGCGTCGGTGCCGGAGTACCGGTTGGCGCTACGTGGCTGGGTGCGCCTCCCGCGCCACTGTGACCAGTCCGAAGGGTGCCCGGCAGAGTTCGATCTGAGCACGCCCGAGCTGGTCACCGATGAACTCAACCGCTTACTGAACCCCCAATTCCGTGCTCAGCTGTGGTACCAGCTCACCAGCTCGGACTCCGACAGCGGGTTGTGGCGCTTCCGCGCCCAGGGACATCTGGCCGCCGGGCGGGTGATGGTGAAGTCGCTGGTGGCCACGGGCGTCGAGGCGCAGGTCCGGCTGGAACCGGGGAAGCTGATCCTCACCGACGTCGCCGCCGAATTCCTGGGCGGCCACCACCTGGGGGACTGGAACGCAGACTTCACCGGCAGCGAGCCCCTGTACCTGGGCCGCGGACGTCTGGAGCGCGCTTCGCTCGAACGCCTGGGGACCTTGATGCACGACCCCTGGGGTACAGGAGCGCTGAGCGGCGACTACCAGATCACCCTCACCGGCTGGAAGGCGGAAGACCTCGCCCGCACTGCCGTTGGCTCGGCCGAGTTCGAATGGCGCAACGGAACTCTGCCCCGCCTCTCGCTCGGCGCTTCCGGACCCCTGCGTCTGCGGCGCTTCTCCGGCCGTCTCACGCTGCGCGACCGTACCCTGACCTTCTCCGGCGCCCATCTGGATGCCGTGGGTGGCCTCTACTCGCTGAGCGGCACCGCCTCCTTCGCGCGCGAGCTGGATCTCACGCTGACGGCCCAGGACTCTCGCCAGTACGCCGTCACCGGCGCGCTCCTCCGGCCCCGGGTTTCCTCCCCTCCCCGCGCCCCGCGCTGA